One genomic segment of Lampris incognitus isolate fLamInc1 chromosome 2, fLamInc1.hap2, whole genome shotgun sequence includes these proteins:
- the ccn5 gene encoding WNT1-inducible-signaling pathway protein 2 isoform X3: MDRLLYDNVIALALLLCIGAQVMCQLCERPCQCPSTPPQCPAGVPLVLDACQCCQVCARKRGEACTEMLPCDNQRGLQCDYSASFPGNPGECVSQKDLNCEINGVTYYDGQAFQPSCHSYCHCKSGGVTCVPACPLEVHLPTPDCPNPQHVLLPGKCCKEWVCENLENTIIQDAITATRPNRLWPFLPGDQHMNHPLPPASTCVERSTQWSACSRSCGAGVSTRVSNKNLACKLEIQTRLCKVRPCQAVQSPQRRPMDKCGRRV; the protein is encoded by the exons ATGGATAGACTACTCTATGACAATGTGATAGCTTTGGCTTTGCTGCTCTGTATTGGTGCACAG GTCATGTGTCAGCTATGTGAGAGGCCATGCCAGTGTCCCAGTACTCCCCCCCAGTGCCCCGCTGGTGTCCCGCTGGTGCTGGATGCCTGCCAGTGCTGTCAGGTGTGTGCCAGGAAGCGAGGCGAGGCCTGCACTGAAATGCTTCCCTGTGACAACCAGAGAGGACTCCAGTGTGACTACAGCGCCAGCTTCCCTGGAAACCCtggggagtgtgtta GTCAGAAGGATCTGAACTGCGAGATCAACGGAGTCACTTACTACGACGGCCAGGCTTTCCAGCCCTCCTGTCATTCTTATTGCCACTGTAAGAGTGGAGGAGTGACCTGTGTGCCAGCTTGCCCCTTGGAGGTCCATCTTCCCACCCCAGACTGCCCCAACCCACAGCACGTCCTGCTACCAGGGAAGTGCTGCAAGGAGTGGGTGTGTGAGAACTTGGAGAACACCATCATTCAGGATGCCATCACAG CCACAAGACCCAACAGACTTTGGCCATTCCTTCCAGGGGACCAGCATATGAACCACCCGCTCCCACCTGCCTCCACATGTGTAGAGCGGAGTACTCAGTGGAGTGCCTGCTCCAGAAGCTGCGGGGCTGGGGTCTCCACAAGGGTGTCCAACAAGAACCTGGCCTGCAAACTGGAAATTCAGACCAGGCTTTGTAAAGTCCGGCCTTGCCAGGCAGTCCAGTCACCTCAAAGGCGACCTATG GACAAATGCGGGAGACGTGTGTAA
- the ccn5 gene encoding WNT1-inducible-signaling pathway protein 2 isoform X1, whose amino-acid sequence MDRLLYDNVIALALLLCIGAQVMCQLCERPCQCPSTPPQCPAGVPLVLDACQCCQVCARKRGEACTEMLPCDNQRGLQCDYSASFPGNPGECVSQKDLNCEINGVTYYDGQAFQPSCHSYCHCKSGGVTCVPACPLEVHLPTPDCPNPQHVLLPGKCCKEWVCENLENTIIQDAITATRPNRLWPFLPGDQHMNHPLPPASTCVERSTQWSACSRSCGAGVSTRVSNKNLACKLEIQTRLCKVRPCQAVQSPQRRPMWERWGQCKASYRSPLPIRLVHQGCYSTQVYRLLYCGQCSDSRCCTPYKTHTAEVGLRCPSGRLLKRAVMMIHSCVCHHNCPETAHFNPALWGYRP is encoded by the exons ATGGATAGACTACTCTATGACAATGTGATAGCTTTGGCTTTGCTGCTCTGTATTGGTGCACAG GTCATGTGTCAGCTATGTGAGAGGCCATGCCAGTGTCCCAGTACTCCCCCCCAGTGCCCCGCTGGTGTCCCGCTGGTGCTGGATGCCTGCCAGTGCTGTCAGGTGTGTGCCAGGAAGCGAGGCGAGGCCTGCACTGAAATGCTTCCCTGTGACAACCAGAGAGGACTCCAGTGTGACTACAGCGCCAGCTTCCCTGGAAACCCtggggagtgtgtta GTCAGAAGGATCTGAACTGCGAGATCAACGGAGTCACTTACTACGACGGCCAGGCTTTCCAGCCCTCCTGTCATTCTTATTGCCACTGTAAGAGTGGAGGAGTGACCTGTGTGCCAGCTTGCCCCTTGGAGGTCCATCTTCCCACCCCAGACTGCCCCAACCCACAGCACGTCCTGCTACCAGGGAAGTGCTGCAAGGAGTGGGTGTGTGAGAACTTGGAGAACACCATCATTCAGGATGCCATCACAG CCACAAGACCCAACAGACTTTGGCCATTCCTTCCAGGGGACCAGCATATGAACCACCCGCTCCCACCTGCCTCCACATGTGTAGAGCGGAGTACTCAGTGGAGTGCCTGCTCCAGAAGCTGCGGGGCTGGGGTCTCCACAAGGGTGTCCAACAAGAACCTGGCCTGCAAACTGGAAATTCAGACCAGGCTTTGTAAAGTCCGGCCTTGCCAGGCAGTCCAGTCACCTCAAAGGCGACCTATG TGGGAACGGTGGGGACAATGTAAGGCCAGCTACAGGTCACCCTTACCCATCCGCCTCGTCCACCAGGGTTGTTACAGCACTCAGGTTTACCGCCTGCTTTACTGTGGACAGTGCAGCGACTCCCGCTGCTGCACTCCCTACAAAACCCACACAGCTGAGGTGGGCCTCCGCTGCCCTTCTGGCAGACTATTAAAAAGGGCTGTGATGATGATCCATTCATGTGTCTGTCATCACAACTGCCCAGAAACAGCACACTTCAACCCTGCACTCTGGGGATACAGGCCTTGA
- the ccn5 gene encoding WNT1-inducible-signaling pathway protein 2 isoform X2, with product MDRLLYDNVIALALLLCIGAQVMCQLCERPCQCPSTPPQCPAGVPLVLDACQCCQVCARKRGEACTEMLPCDNQRGLQCDYSASFPGNPGECVSQKDLNCEINGVTYYDGQAFQPSCHSYCHCKSGGVTCVPACPLEVHLPTPDCPNPQHVLLPGKCCKEWVCENLENTIIQDAITATRPNRLWPFLPGDQHMNHPLPPASTCVERSTQWSACSRSCGAGVSTRVSNKNLACKLEIQTRLCKVRPCQAVQSPQRRPMLCMLFTSPRALEGKENDAVGYEL from the exons ATGGATAGACTACTCTATGACAATGTGATAGCTTTGGCTTTGCTGCTCTGTATTGGTGCACAG GTCATGTGTCAGCTATGTGAGAGGCCATGCCAGTGTCCCAGTACTCCCCCCCAGTGCCCCGCTGGTGTCCCGCTGGTGCTGGATGCCTGCCAGTGCTGTCAGGTGTGTGCCAGGAAGCGAGGCGAGGCCTGCACTGAAATGCTTCCCTGTGACAACCAGAGAGGACTCCAGTGTGACTACAGCGCCAGCTTCCCTGGAAACCCtggggagtgtgtta GTCAGAAGGATCTGAACTGCGAGATCAACGGAGTCACTTACTACGACGGCCAGGCTTTCCAGCCCTCCTGTCATTCTTATTGCCACTGTAAGAGTGGAGGAGTGACCTGTGTGCCAGCTTGCCCCTTGGAGGTCCATCTTCCCACCCCAGACTGCCCCAACCCACAGCACGTCCTGCTACCAGGGAAGTGCTGCAAGGAGTGGGTGTGTGAGAACTTGGAGAACACCATCATTCAGGATGCCATCACAG CCACAAGACCCAACAGACTTTGGCCATTCCTTCCAGGGGACCAGCATATGAACCACCCGCTCCCACCTGCCTCCACATGTGTAGAGCGGAGTACTCAGTGGAGTGCCTGCTCCAGAAGCTGCGGGGCTGGGGTCTCCACAAGGGTGTCCAACAAGAACCTGGCCTGCAAACTGGAAATTCAGACCAGGCTTTGTAAAGTCCGGCCTTGCCAGGCAGTCCAGTCACCTCAAAGGCGACCTATG CTTTGTATGCTCTTTACAAGCCCTCGTGCcctggaagggaaagaaaatgatgcAGTGGGTTATGAACTTTGA
- the si:dkey-78k11.9 gene encoding P2Y purinoceptor 1 codes for MQNVGLQQEICRKKSQSLFCHHSILSLPSLDTPGHLLSEKDPFHIMVFKMRNSSCVSVNFEFGQRFLPAVYISVFIIGLLSNCWGLRSLWHNWKKLGNTNIFILNLGIADILYLLTLPFLVPYYFQRSKWMFGDVFCKITRFCFNLNLYGCIGFLTCISVYRYLAIVHPMRVMGRITGIHSMFLTGMVWVLVCVQSLPDMFFTKNYAKKSKKCFDTTSEYYIEDYLKYSIGWTFTGFCIPTLITLGCYGHMIVVLYTTNTVDKVLKRRTVRLLLILIILFSVCYIPYHVLKNLNLMTRILAKRHECREWFDGVYIAHQISRGLVCLNSAINPLVYLHGNDNLHSQIRKLFQQAYQAARRPKMNSSSVGL; via the coding sequence ATGCAGAACGTGGGGCTTCAGCAGGAAATCTGCAGAAAAAAAAGTCAGTCTCTGTTCTGCCACCATTCGATTCTGAGTCTTCCATCTCTAGACACACCAGGACACTTGCTCTCTGAGAAAGACCCCTTTCACATAATGGTTTTCAAAATGAGGAACAGCTCTTGTGTATCGGTTAACTTTGAATTTGGACAAAGATTTTTACCTGCTGTTTACATCTCCGTATTCATCATTGGCCTTCTATCTAATTGCTGGGGACTGAGATCCCTGTGGCACAACTGGAAGAAACTGGGGAACACCAACATTTTTATCCTCAACCTTGGAATTGCTGATATTTTGTACCTGCTCACGCTCCCGTTTCTGGTACCGTACTATTTTCAGAGGAGTAAATGGATGTTTGGAGATGTCTTCTGCAAAATAACAAGATTCTGCTTCAATCTGAATTTGTATGGCTGCATTGGTTTCCTTACTTGCATAAGTGTATACAGGTACCTGGCCATTGTTCATCCAATGAGAGTAATGGGAAGAATTACTGGCATTCATTCTATGTTTCTCACAGGAATGGTTTGGGTATTGGTGTGTGTCCAAAGTCTCCCGGACATGTTCTTCACCAAAAATTATGCAAAGAAGTCCAAAAAATGTTTTGATACCACCTCTGAATATTACATTGAAGATTACTTGAAGTACAGCATTGGATGGACATTCACTGGGTTTTGCATCCCAACCCTCATCACACTGGGCTGCTATGGACATATGATTGTTGTTCTCTACACCACAAACACTGTTGACAAGGTTCTGAAACGTAGGACCGTGAGACTGTTGTTAATTTTGATCATACTCTTCTCAGTTTGTTACATCCCCTATCATGTACTGAAGAATCTCAACCTCATGACAAGAATTTTGGCAAAAAGGCACGAGTGTCGTGAGTGGTTTGATGGAGTCTACATTGCTCATCAGATAAGCCGCGGCCTTGTGTGCCTGAACAGTGCTATCAACCCTCTGGTTTACCTCCACGGGAATGATAATCTTCACAGTCAGATTAGAAAACTCTTCCAGCAAGCTTATCAGGCTGCTCGTCGACCCAAAATGAACTCTAGTAGCGTTGGCTTATAA